AAGATTTTAGTGATTCCGTCTTCTATTAATTCTTTATTCAAATTCAATTCcaacaaataaaatataaaattcttGAGTAGTCTACTTCCCTTTGAATGATAAATCTCTTAACTCTTAATAATTAAAGGAATACCTTGGAACCCATAAGGGATTTACTTGTCTATATATTGTTCCATTCGATCTTTTAGGTCCCGACTTCACCTCGATGGTTAGGCCACCACGCTCTTAAAGTCTATACGCGATAGATAGACTCCTAGAACCATGACATATTTGCTTACTTGAACATAATTTCTTTCCACGAAAAGAAAGGAAATGGTTCATTCCACAAAATAAAAAGCTTTTTTTACGAGGTACAAATAGAAATTCCTCTTTATTTGATTTGTTACGAAATCGACCATagatcaattccctttttatttggGAGTATTGACTACACCCCAATTCTGAGCTTCATGTTACTCTTGCCAAGTGACATGTCAGGTCCAGGGCATCCCAATTTGATTGACTGGGATGACAGTTTCTCCTTCCGAGTCTGTAAAATCAGAATTTCGATCAAATCACACATCGCAGTATACTAGGCCAAACCGGTAGTCTTTTTTTGAATGAAATCTTTGTGGTTTGACCATAAAGCTATCTATTTGATTCGAACAGCTCCAATAGTCATTGATATTTTCATATAGATATTGGAATAGGAAGGTCCATTACGTAATAACAATTAGTATCATGCCATCTTTTATTGTTTATCACCTATTTGAAATCTTTCTCTTGCATATTCTTCATCAACCAGATTTAGAAGATCTATTTGGGATATTGGAAGTGAGTTCTCCGGTTTGTTCAAACCTCGAATGTTCCACCGTATGCCTGCTTTCTCGCACCAAAACAAGTATCAGGTAATTTTGTCCATCAAACCTTTGGCAGATGAGAATAATTCACCTAGTGTATGTAGCCTCTACGGGAATTTGAACTCTGGCCTCTATGGCTTTCATGTAACTTCATTGAGTGCTAGGTCACCCTCTTGGGTTTAAGTTTAGGTCCATATTGCTAATTATATATTGAGGGGGAAGAAGAAAGGTTATCATTATTGTTTTGAAGCAGCTTTTGAATGTTTAATCACTTTCTTTAATCTGAAAGTTAAAAGGCAATGAATAATTCACCTGAACTCACCTGTAAGCTGGTTCTCGAGAGGCTTGCTTACTGAATATCATTCCCAGGCCCCTTTGAAACCTGAACTAGTGTACCCGACACATGAAATAATAGATCTGAACTCAATCGTCCTTTTAGAACTGTAACTCTTGGTGTATGGTTTATTCACAGGCCTTAAATAACAATAAAGTTGGCTTTCAGCTCAAGAATCGCCATTATTGCTACAAGATGGCCAAGGTTTGTTAAAACGCCACATGTCTGTTATAATGCTAAGACCATAACCCCGATGCGATCACATTCCAAAGTGTTTGTTGTCCTGGTATACCCATCCTTAACCCACCACTCCAACCCGTTAAGAATAGATTGTATTTCTTCCTTCTGTATATTGTACTTGTCTACTTGGAACCTTTAATATAAAGACATTATTACTGTTGAGTTCTGAAGGGTTACATTTCATTTCATCTTGATTATCTAATTGATGAATCCCTTGAAGAGGGTCCTGTTACAATGTCTTCACAACCATATAAAAACTtactttgagattatttcttactCAACAGTTCTGTTTCCTTTTTCGTCTTTAGTATGGGTGACATTGTTCTCTGGAATTGTGTGAAATTGAGAATGTGGAAGTCCTGTGATGCACATGCGAGAAAAATCGTGATTGATATTTTCCCTTGTGTTTCAGTGTTGTAGACTGCAGGAAAACATTTATTCTGCAATTGCTGGGGTACAATTTTCTTAGGTTTCACAGATTTCAGCAAAATATTTATGACAACGTAAGCTAAATTTTACTTCAGAGTCATGGCATCAAGATCTTGTGCAAACTTTTTTGACTTGGCATCTGTGGAGATACTGGATATACCTCAGATTCCTAGAGCTCTTCCCCGGGTGATGACTGTTCCTGGAATCATCGCTGGTGGTTATGGAAGCAATGATGGGGATTCAGATAGTATAACATCTGCTTGTCATGAGCGAAAAATTATTGTTGCTAACATGCTGCCTTTGCATGCTCAAAGGGATACAGCAGCTGAAAAGTGGTGCTTTAGTTTGGATGAGGATTCTCTTTTATTGCAACTGAAGGATGGCTTTTCACCTGAAACTGAGGTTATCTATGTGGGTTCTCTCAAGGTTGATGTGGAACTGAGTGAACAGGAGGAAGTTACACAGAGACTACTTGAGGAGTTCAAGTGTGTGCCTACCTATGTACCTCGTGACATCCAGGAGAAATTTTATCATGGCTTCTGTAAGCAACAATTATGGCCACTTTTTCACTACATGCTTCCCATGTGCCCAGATCATGGAGATCGTTTTGATCGTCAGCTCTGGCAAGCTTATGTCTCAGCAAATAAGCTATTTGCTGATAAGGTTATGGAAGTGGTCAATCCCGAGGATGATTACATATGGGTTCAAGATTACCACCTCATGGTTCTTCCAACATTTTTAAGAAAGCGATACCATCGAGTGAAGCTTGGGTTTTTTCTTCATAGCCCATTTCCATCATCAGAAATTTACCGAACTCTCCCAGTTAGGGATGAAATTCTAAAAGGATTGTTGAACTGCGACCTGATTGGATTTCATACATTTGATTATGCGCGTCACTTTCTGTCGTGCTGCAGTAGAATGCTAGGTCTAGATTATGAATCTAAACGAGGACACATTGGACTTGATTACTTTGGTCGTACAGTTTACATAAAAATTCTGCCAGTAGGAATACATAAGGGTCGACTGGAGTTGGTGTTAAATCTTTCTTCTACATTTGCTAAAGCTAAAGAAGTTCAAGAACAGTTCAAGGGAATGAAAGTCATTCTTGGTGTGGATGATATGGACATCTTTAAAGGTATTAGTTTGAAATTACTAGCTTTTGAACACCTACTACAGCAGCATGAGGATTTGCAGGGTAAACTTGTCCTTGTCCAAATAGTAAATCCTGCTCGTAGCTCTGGGAAAGATGTCCAGGAAGCTAAGAGGGAGACATATTTGACTGTTGACAGGATCAATCAAATTTATGGAAGATCTAATTATGAGCCTGTAATTTTGATTGATCGTCCAGTTGCTCGCTATGAGAAGACTGCATATTATGCTGTTGCTGATTGTTGCATAGTCAATGCTGTGAGGGATGGGATGAATTTAGTGCCTTACAAGTATATTGTCTGTAGGCAGGGTTCTCTTGGTATGGATGAGGCTATGGGTATCAAAGCTGATTCTCTTAGAACTAGCATGCTTGTTGTGTCAGAATTTATTGGTTGTTCACCATCATTGAGTGGAGCAATTAGGGTAAATCCATGGGATATTGAGGCTGTCGCTGAGGCTTTAAATGTGGCCATCACAATGTCGGATTCTGAGAAAGTGCTTCGTCACGAGAAGCATTACCGCTATGTTAGCTCTCATGATGTAGCTTATTGGGCCCGTAGCTTCATGCAGGATTTGGAGAGAGCATGCAAAGATCATTACAGTAAgcgatgttggggcattggtcttGGCCTAGGTTTCAGAGTCATCGCACTTTCGCCAAGTTTTAGAAAGTTGTCCATAGATCACATTGTTTCCTCATATAGGAGGACACAGAGAAGGGCGATATTTTTGGACTATGATGGTACTGTCGTACCTCAGTCATCTATGGTTAAAGCTCCAAGTGCCGAAGTTATTACACTGTTGAACACTCTAAGCAATGACCCTAAAAACACTGTGTATATTGTTAGTGGCAGAGGAAGGACCTCATTAAGCGAATGGCTTGCTCCATGTGAAAGGCTTGGAATAGCTGCTGAACATGGATACTTCATAAGGTACAGAGCTAACCATCTTTTATTTGTAGGGTTGCTTTCATGCTAATTGTCAGATAGTCTCCTTGATTTGCAGTTGGACTGTTGTTTTTCATCTGGAATTTGTGTTCAAATTTTCTTGTACACGTTCATGTATAACAAGGTCTATTGCTATCTCTTGTTGCAGGGAGAGTAAAACCTCTGATTGGGAATCTTTGGCTTCTGATCTTGAATGGAACGAAATTGTGGAACCTGTGATGAAACTTTACAGGGAAGCAACTGACGGATCATATATAGAAACTAAAGAGAGTGCATTAGTGTGGCACCATCATGATGCAGACCCTGACTTTGGCTCCTGCCAGGCAAAGGAATTGTTGGATCATTTGGAAAGCGTACTTGCAAATGAACCTGCAGTTGTTAAGAGGGGCCAACATATTGTTGAAGTCAAGCCACAAGTAAGCCTTCTCCTCCTCTTTTTTTTTGTGCGTGTGTGTTCCTTTAATGATACACCACAAGCATGTTGCATAATGCTATTCAAAAGTCTTGACGTATCTTTGTGTGCCTTGCAGGGTGTGACCAAAGGATTAGTTTCAGAGAAGGTTCTCTCGATGATGGTTGATAGTGGGAAACCGCCCGATTTTGTTATGTGCATTGGAGATGATAGGTCAGACGAAGACATGTTTGAGAGCATATTAAGCACCGTATCCAGTCTGTCAGTCACTGCTGCCCCTGATATCTTTGCCTGCACTGTTGGGCAAAAGCCAAGCAAAGCCAAGTATTACCTCGATGATACTGCCGATGTTCTTAGACTGCTTGGAGGCCTTGCTAATGCTTCTTGTCCAAAGCCAAGACATACTGCTCAATTCCAGCTCGCGTTTGGCTCTATTATTTGAGCGGGCAAACAAGTTGCAGTTCATGTACATAGTTCTGCTTTTGGGAATTTTTCTTTTACAGATGAGGAATGAGTTCCATCTTAAATCCTAACTTAATGTGATGAATGACTGGATACAGGCTTTGGGCATTTCCAAGTTATGCTGGATTCAGGGCTTGAGGTTTGCAGGCTACTTAGTGTAGAAAGTATCATCAGGGCTAGAGTTCCTTTTTCAAAGTACAGTTTTGCAGCAGTCCTGGTGCCTGCCCTGAATGATTTAACAGGTACCGTTACTTTGTACAGATACACGAATCTTTAATATGAATGACAGTTTGGTTTATCTCACTTGAGTTATCTTAATGGATGAAATGCATCGTTTGAATTCTTCATAGTAACTTGTAGCCGAGGCGTGTTTGTGCTTGGGGCAATGACTCTGCTAGTGAGGTTCTGACTGAGGCGCGTATATTGCTGGTTGAAAACTATTTCCAAACCTCCTCTTTGGCCTGGGTTCGCCCCTGGCAGATGAGAATTTTCGGAAGGGCTCCCTTCGGAGTTCAGCCCCCAAAATAAAAGACGACTTTCTGAAATGTCATTGAGAAATGATCGATTGACTCATTTCTGCCTTAAAGTAGCAGCAATAGGTGCAAACAAAGATGACTCAGAGACAAGATTATGCATCGTGTGAACTTTAGGACTTCAGGTCATacagaaagaaaaaatatttaaaaagcaGTAGCTTTGAGAGCAGGAGTTATTAACAAGTAAAGTTTTACGAAAAATCTAACAAGAAAAGTCTAGGACAGTAACTTGCCCATGTGAGTAAAGAAGATGAAATCGAAAATATTTCTAGCTTTAGGCCCTTCTTTTGTTATCCGGAAAAAATATTCCTGATATTTTTAGAAGCAATTTCTCTGCGTCTCTTCAAACAGAAATCGGTAACATACAATTCACCCTATATTTTTATTCATAATATGGAATCTAAACCATTTATTGTGGTTTTAATCAATCAAAACAAGAAATGAAACTGCAAACAACTCGACAATTTAAACTTCTTTATATTATTGCAGAGTGGATGGGAAGTTGGAAGAGAGATTTCAAACTTTGAGCCTCAACCCGATTGGTTTCCTTCCCACCATATTTCAGCCAAGTGATGATTGGTCTTTTCAGTGGGATGATACGAGTCAAAGAATATATGTTCCTTCACATTTTTGCATAACTCGTAAGCCTTTGCTTTTCCACAAATACCAAATCCTCTGTATGGACCAAGGCCGCAGCATCCTGTCTTTGCTTCTGTGAAACCTTTACATAACAAAATCTTTGTTATCTGCTATTTGAAATtttataaggaaagaaagaataCAGGACAACAGAAAAAGGCTTGAGGCATCATATTATCTTGTCTTAAAAGAGGGATTGTTTGATTCCATTTCCAACGTGGAACTCTTGAAATCTCCTTACTTGTCATGTTTCCTCATTAGTGTTAGGTGTTTGCCCTGGTTTTCATCATATTTAGTTTTCCTATATCTTGAAGGAATGACAACATATTTTACCATACTTGATTTTGTCtgttacaaaaagaaaaatacaattctttcatattttgctAGTCCTTTTTGTTGAAGGAAAACGTTTTGACTTCTATAAATTAAGGATACTTCTTTCTCATTGActagcatccacaatgtagtcCCTAAGAGGTTTGATAGTCTTGTTTAGGGAGAGAATTTGTGAGACAAGTGTTATGCTGTCACTTGTGTGTGCCTatttgtgaggttgttctctcgatattttgtactcgcTTTTATATAGTAGAGTGTGCCTatttgtgaggttgttctctcgatattttgtactcgcTTTTATATAGTAGATTGCTCATCTCGTcctgtggacgtaggtcaattgacTGAACCACATTAAATATttgtctcttttggtatatttttcttttgttatctgATTTATCGTCTTTCAAGGTTTGCTTTACTAGCTTCCGCATTAGACCTGATTATTTTGGTCCTAATAAGTGACATCATAACGAGGTTCAAGACAGGTTCATCTAGGTGGGTTTAGTTCTAGCCGCAACCTATTAGACGGAAGTCATGATTTTTGTctgagaaatttgaccggagTGCTACTCACGTTGAGACAAACTTTGTGATAGAGATTTGGAGATTTAGAGATACGACTTGTTGAAGATTTTGTGAAGAAGGTGAATCAAGTTTATTTTGTCAGAAAATTTAGGTCAAGGGGGAGAATTGTCAGGTGTTTGCtctgattttcttaccatatttggtTTTCCTATCTCCTGAAGGAAAGACAATATATTTTGCCGTAATTGATTTTGCctgttataaaaaaaatataattcttccatattgtaacgacctgaccggtcgttttgagctctagcatatcgttcggcggtttgagaccttgagtagcttcactttatatattatgacttgcgtgtatagtcgattttgattttcgggaagttcggagttgatttggaacaAAAATTCTCAACTCAGAAGTTTTAAGtcggaagagttgaccaaggtttaacttttgagtaaatgacctcagaatcgagatttgaaggttcctataggttcgtaaggtgattttggacttgggcgtatatttgagtcgagtatcggatggtccgggaGCGATTCAACGCTTATTATTGGAAGTTTGCatttttgaaggtttgaaatttgctaagtttgacttagaGTGTACTTTGGTGTTATCCGACTCCGGGCGGTGTTCcgggaccttggataggttcattttattgattgaaacttGTGCGTGATGTTTGGTCGTGATCCAgcatgtttaagtgtgattcagacgcgTTCAATGAAGTTTGATAGTTTAAAAGTTAAAAGAGatattttgatcgtcgattcatggttttaatgtTTTTCGTGGCATTTCGAGACTTTGGATACGTTTTGATAAGGTATggagacttgttggtgtgatttgacggggtctcgggtgtgtttcggactaTTTCTCTATGTTTTGCAGCTGTTGGTTTCTGGTGTGCTTGGTATGCATCGCGATTGCGGACGCAGGGACGCGAAGGGTTAAGTAGACTGGTGaagactttgttcttcgcgatcacgtaaaGGGTGTCGCGATCGCGGTGCTTGGTCaggttgttcttcgcattcgcgtggtGAGAGGCACGAACGCAATGTGTTTGTAGGGATGGCCTGGGTTTGGAaggttgttcatcgcgatcgcgtgacttGGTTCACGATTACGTAAGGTATTTTCTGAGGCTTAAGATTTTGGCCTTCACGTTCATGGAGATGGGCTTGCCTTCGCGTAGGCTTGGGCAGGCTGAGCTTCATGATCACGAGagggtcctcgcgttcgcgtagagtgaTTTCTGAGCGTGGctgatttggccttcgcgatcgtgagggtgtttccgcgatcgtgaagaagggcGTCTGGGTAGTGTATAAGAATTGAAATCGGATCTTTGCTCATTTTATCTCATTTCTTCCATTGGAGCCGATTTTGGGGCAACTTTGAAGAGTCATTTTAATCAtctatcatgaggtaagtgattcgtactcattgtgagttaaatacatggattatatatgaattttaatatgaaaattggtaaaaattatgggattttggaagaaaacttAGAAatgttatttttggattttgaccacgaaattagacatggaattggtaataaattaaatatttgaaTTCATGGTGCTATGAGTAATGTTTATGTTCGAAAATATTTGAAATCCGGGTGCGTGggccggggttgacttttttgacttttcgtgtggagttgggaattgtttataattgttaaattacgagtctttgagtatattttaattggtttgaacgttctttgactagtttcggatcgtttggcattgGTTGGAGGTattagagaggtgttggagccggttatcaaatttcaaagcgaggtaagtctcctatctaaccttgtgagggggaattacCTAGTAGGTGCTACTTTGTTATGTGTTATGCGCTGTGGGAGTTACGCACGTATGAGGTAACGAGTGTCCGTGCATATGCTAgagttcctgattatgtccgaATAGACTTGGACCCacgtcatgctttaattgtaatatttgagttattcttgcctatttaaatgctttaatttacattttcgcatgagactagacttgcgtaaagTATCAGACTTACTATTTTAGATTTTTGACAAGCTACTTGATTAGTATTGGAAATTGTAATTCCTTTACGGATTTCTCCCACGTTATGCATATTCGTCCTAAAGTTTTGTTGAATTTTATAACTCATATGTATATTCATGAGCGGGGCTAGTGACCCATCAAAGTTTcatactctaatgggatcgggctgttcgcctcggcgGTATTATGTAatatactcttatgggatcagattgttcgcctcggtagtatcatgtaacatattcttatgtgatcgggccgttcgcctcggcaaaatacactattcttatgggatcgggccattcacctcggcagagtgcatattcttatgggatcgggtcattcgcctcgatagaatacactattcttatgggatcgagccgaACACCACGATATGATATCATACTATTACTCTTacgggatcgggccgttcgcctcgacagtatcgtGCATAATAATGATAAGGAGTCAGTGTACCTATGagttttcctgacttgagatATGATATTTTATCTGGTGTTGACCATTATGTATTTCATTCGAGGTAGTATCCGTTTATTGAGGACTTTGTATTTATTCTTCTGTTAAGGATCGTGTTATGTACATATATTTGATCTCACTGTTTTACTTGCCATGATTCGTACCTGTCTACTTTGAttatacttgatttattggaccactagtatgtgttgatgtcgacccctcctcactacttcttcggggttaggctagatacttactggatacgcgttgatttacgtactcatactacacttctgcacttttaaattaattttcttgcatttaaattattcaaatatttattaattactccttcaaattattttgtgatgacttaatcatccaaatttattgttTACATCCACATATATGCTTTATaacatttttacttcattttatatactTACATCTGCATTTTTTAAACTATTtacatatttttgcaataatagcctatattttataattaattgcATTTCGTCATTTTATTCaggatcaaaataatattttatatttttataacctttatctattattttaaaaaaagtttaagttgcataaataatattttttcaatattttattaaattattttcccttaatttcttgtatttaaaatctagcccaaTCCTACGCCAACTTTCGGACCAAATTAATGTCCTAAACACCCCAAATCCTTAGCCAAATTCCTAGagcccaaaccaaacaaccccCGTTAATCCAACCCGGTCACTACCCGTTCATTCGACCCGCCCTGCTTCTCCtctaatcctggccgttgatctcaaatgatcaacggcccacaaccaCTCCCTCATTTTTAATTACCCTCGCCCAAACCCTAATGCCCATTCTCCTGAGATAgccgcccctaaatcctctcaTCCTCTCCCCTttctctgagaaaccctagccaCCTCcattcatgtcacgacccaaactggagggccatgactggcacccggccatacctgccgagcaccaacacacattttatctaacctttcatattatctataagggccgacgagatcaatataaatggtagacatgaatcCTAAACAACgaacaatgacagataatggcatgaaccatacatgggacgacaagactgtcaagaaactatatgtaaggtacgagctaccacgttgccatgaaagactatacaacaaaaattagccgacaaggcattccaaaccatacatgagtcgacacctgtctatgaacctctaaaggaacataagtgctgcaacattgccGAAACatggccccgacatacccataatgtctataacaaaaatgcataccaagaccatggcaagtccggagaagggatctcgccaataaccgctgaactagGCATCCTACTATGGTAGGGGAGCTTCGTCtcttgtctatcaggacctgcagcacgacatgtagcgtccacaaataaaaaggacgtcagtacaaataaagtactgagtatgtagggcaggaaagcataagtaagaacagtaatataaacagggatagagaatatacaacatgtaacatctgggtacctctgagtgCCACTGACATGAACttcatgatacatatatatatatatatatatatatatatatatatatatatatatatatataaacttttaaaacatacgcctctgtgggcatcatcatcatcatatcgtacccggccatcatcaggctcggtagaatcgtacctggCCACGTGAAGCTCAGTGAAACCCAACTGATcaatggttgcacaataggtgccgtacctagccgactatagcgcgactcggtagagtaaaatagatacatatatatgatgcgtgctagactcattggaatcacatttcgaacctttcggagtgacgtaaggtcggtatcctctgtacacgttattaggaccaactcttcatcaagaatcttataagaatcacaaagtaccaacaacattgataacataagaataagaggagtaacatcaacatcaatcgttccatTAGAAGGGAGACAATGTAAGTActactagcttctaagagtagagtatctttgaaagctcgttcattacattatgtacaatcggagtcgtgaaaaataaggaaagggatagactcacataccttgtatatacttcccaacctcaagctatgccaatgtcacgactccttagtctacaataagagaaatgacactatcattaccgtttaagcatcgtaactattatgtatcgatcgtaacctattttacgatgaaataggcatcacctcccctatttatatgattTCCCACAAGTCagaacaatcaccaaacagcccaaacaatatcattaatgatcatattgagcctcccaaaatagttcaccaaccaacaacattactaccaagccttttgatatatatttcacaagttctagcttcaacgacttagccgcaacttggataatcttaaatacatgtagattaagaggttccttacctttaaacagaaat
This region of Nicotiana tomentosiformis chromosome 4, ASM39032v3, whole genome shotgun sequence genomic DNA includes:
- the LOC104099360 gene encoding probable alpha,alpha-trehalose-phosphate synthase [UDP-forming] 9, with protein sequence MASRSCANFFDLASVEILDIPQIPRALPRVMTVPGIIAGGYGSNDGDSDSITSACHERKIIVANMLPLHAQRDTAAEKWCFSLDEDSLLLQLKDGFSPETEVIYVGSLKVDVELSEQEEVTQRLLEEFKCVPTYVPRDIQEKFYHGFCKQQLWPLFHYMLPMCPDHGDRFDRQLWQAYVSANKLFADKVMEVVNPEDDYIWVQDYHLMVLPTFLRKRYHRVKLGFFLHSPFPSSEIYRTLPVRDEILKGLLNCDLIGFHTFDYARHFLSCCSRMLGLDYESKRGHIGLDYFGRTVYIKILPVGIHKGRLELVLNLSSTFAKAKEVQEQFKGMKVILGVDDMDIFKGISLKLLAFEHLLQQHEDLQGKLVLVQIVNPARSSGKDVQEAKRETYLTVDRINQIYGRSNYEPVILIDRPVARYEKTAYYAVADCCIVNAVRDGMNLVPYKYIVCRQGSLGMDEAMGIKADSLRTSMLVVSEFIGCSPSLSGAIRVNPWDIEAVAEALNVAITMSDSEKVLRHEKHYRYVSSHDVAYWARSFMQDLERACKDHYSKRCWGIGLGLGFRVIALSPSFRKLSIDHIVSSYRRTQRRAIFLDYDGTVVPQSSMVKAPSAEVITLLNTLSNDPKNTVYIVSGRGRTSLSEWLAPCERLGIAAEHGYFIRESKTSDWESLASDLEWNEIVEPVMKLYREATDGSYIETKESALVWHHHDADPDFGSCQAKELLDHLESVLANEPAVVKRGQHIVEVKPQGVTKGLVSEKVLSMMVDSGKPPDFVMCIGDDRSDEDMFESILSTVSSLSVTAAPDIFACTVGQKPSKAKYYLDDTADVLRLLGGLANASCPKPRHTAQFQLAFGSII